GAACTCCAGTGGTAGCGCGTGGGTCTTGCGTCCTGGCGCGGCAACGGGTTGCGATATGACATCACGTCGGGTCGGTAGTGTCAGCCCACGGGTTTTCGGCAGATACGGCGAGTCGAACGGATTCAGGTTTATTTCGGCGACCGGTTCCGCCGGATCTTCCCAGCGATAAACAGAACGCTCGACGACATTTTTCAGTTCGCGCACATTGCCGGGCCATTCGTGATCCAGCAGGATACTGATCGCGCTGTCGGAAAATCCGGCGAAGTAAGGTCGTCCCAGTTCGGAAGTAATTGTCAGGGCAAAGTGTTCCGCCAGCGTGATGATATCCTCCCGCCGTGCCCGCAGTGGTGGTATGACAAAAACGTCAAATGCCAGGCGATCCAGCAGATCGGCCCTGAACGCGCCGGTGCGCGCAAGCACCGGGAGATTTTCATTGGTCGCACCGACGATGCGGACATCGACCTGGATCGTTTCACTGCCGCCGACGCGTTCGAATTCTCCGTATTCGATGACTCGCAGGATCTTCTCCTGCATGCGCCGCGGGACGGTTGCCAGTTCGTCCAGGAATAGCGTGCCGCCGTCGGCCCGCTCGAATCTCCCGATGTGACGGCTGGCGGCACCGGTGAAGGCGCCGGCTTCGTGACCATACAGCTCCGACTCGAGTATGCCTTCGGTCAGGGATGCGCAATTCAGCTTAACCAGCGGCTGCTCCCAGCGCCCGGACAGGTAATGCAGCCGGGGAGCGATCAGTTCCTTGCCGGTTCCACGCTCGCCGATGGTCAGGACGGGCTTCGAGATCGGGGCGGCCTGCGACACCTGCTCGAGCAGGGCGACAAAAGCCGGCGCGGAGCCGATGATCGATGGCATATTGCTAATGGGTGTACTCATGTAGTGTATTTTACCAAGAAAAAGCGTAATAAACTAATTATTAGCGAAAAAAACCTATTTTTTTGAGCCAAGTCAGGAGGCTTGTCACAAAAATTCATCATCTAATCAGGTGCTTATGTAACGCGACCCGACTTGGCACGGAAAATGCTTGGTTAACAGTGAGACAACATACACACCAGAGGTAGACAGAATGGGCAGCTTCTCGCGTTTCACCGACATCGTGAACTCCAATATCAACGCCATACTCGAAAAGGCGGAAGATCCGGAGAAGATGGTCCGGTTGATGATCCAGGAGATGGAAGACACGCTGGTCGAGGTACGTTCTTCGGCGGCACGCGCCATCGCTGACAAGAAAGAACTCAATCGCAAGCTTGAAATATACGAGCGCGAGGAAAATGAGTGGCAGCGCAAGGCAGAGCTGGCCGTCAGCAAAGGGCGCGACGACCTGGCAAAAGCCGCTATCGCCGAGAAGCACCGGATCAGCGAAGCGATCGCTGCGGTAAGGGGTGATTACCAGGCCATCGACGAGGGTCTGTCGCAGCTTAATGATGATCTTGCACGGCTGCAGGAAAAACTTGGCGATGCCAAGACGCGCCAGAAAGCCCTGATCATGCGTCATGCAACGGCCAGCAAGCGGCTGGAAGTACGTAAGCAACTTCACGACGGCAAGATCGACGATGCGCTGGTTCGCTTCGAGGCGTACGAGCGTCGCATGGACGACCTGGAAGGGCGGATCGAATCTTACGACCTGGGGACGAGCAAGGACCTGTCGTACGAATTTGTCGGCCTGGAAACTGATGAATCCGTCGAGGAAGAACTTAACGACCTCAAAAAGCGGCTGTCATCGACACCAGCCAACTCGTAACGGGCAGCAACGATGTATGAAATATTCGGCATTATCTTTCTTACCGTCGTTTTGCCCCTGCTTATCATCGGGCACTACGTGACGCGCTGGCGCTCCACCAAGGCGCTGACCCACGCCGATGAGCGTATGCTCGAGGAAGTCTGGGAAAACGCACAGAAAATGGAAAGCCGCATCAATGCCATGGAAACGATTCTGGACGACGAAGTCCCTGACTGGAGGAAAAAAGTATGACCCGTTTGACCCGCAACCCGACCCGGCGGCTGTACCGCAACAAGGAGACCGGGATCATCATCGGTGTGTGCTCGGGCCTGGCAGAGTATTTTGACTTCGAAGTCTGGATGGTGCGCGTGCTGGCAGTGGTATCGTTATTGTTCTTTACGACAGCGACTGCGGTGATTTACATCCTGCTTGGCCTGTTGCTGCGCGAGCGCCCGCTCAGCTACCAGGGCCGTGACGACGAGGCGCGTTTTTGGCGCAAAGAATCAACCGGAGAACACGATTACCGATGAACAGCCGTTACAGGAACGATCCCAGCCCGCGCCGACTCTATCGCGACCCTGACCGTGGCAGGTTCTTTGGTGTCTGCGCCGGCATTGCCGACTACACTGGCATCAACTTGTGCTTTGTGCGGTTCCTTACCATCGTCGCCGGCCTGGTGTGGTTTCCGCTGGTCGAAATCGTCTATATCGTGATGGGTTTCATGGTTCCGATCCGGCCAAAAGGTCTGTACAAGGATGTCGAGGAAGAGCAGTTCTGGAAGGAGCTGCGCAAGTCGCCGGCGGAGACATTTTCCGATGTACGCTATCGTTTTCGCCAGCTCGACCAGCGTATGAGGCGTATGGAAAGATACGTAACGTCGCGCCGGTTCAATCTCGATCGCGAGTTTCGCGATCTGGAGGACGAGTCGGTTCGTGGCTAATCAGGGGGGTATATGCAGACAATTGCACAATTGATCTTTGCGATCATTCTGGTCGTCGGTATCGTCGGCGGCATTACGATTAACAATTACATCAAGCTGCTGCGCGAAAATCAGGGCAAGATTCAGTCATTGCAGGGAAAAGTCGGTGAGCGCGAGCAGCGCATCGCTGAACTGGAGAAACGCATCGCCGTGCTGGAACGAATCGTGACCGACAGTCGTTACGAACTCGACCAGCAGTTCAATGAACTCGACAAAACGGGATAAGCGATGGATGTATTCACAATGGTGGTCGCTATCGTCGCAGTATCCTGCGGCGCCGGCGTGATCAACACCTGGCTCAAAACCAACCGCAAGGTAGACCGCAGCGAGCTCAACGCGCGGCTGGAGGCCCGGCTGGGCGACTTTCGCAAACTGGAGCAGCGGATCGCTGTGCTGGAGCGCATCGTTACCGACAAGCACTACGATCTGAAAAAAGAGCTTCACGAGCTCGAATCGGAATAACACCGGCAGCTTTTTATTGCGTAAGATGTCGCGATGAGATTGTTCATCGCGTGCAGCGCTTTTTTATTGCTTTCCGCATGCTGGGACGCCGGGGCAGGCGCGCCGGTATTCGAGGCCCGCACCGGGATTGTCTACGACGGCGACAGCTTTCTGGTCAAGCGTGGCCGCAACGAAATCGAGATAAGGCTGTACGGTATCGATGCGCCGGAGAAAGCACAGCCATGGTCGGCCGAGGCGCGCAAAGCGCTGGATAAACTGATCGGTGGCCGCATGCTGCGTATCGATCCGGTCGAGACCGATCGCTACGATCGAATCGTTGCACGAGTCTACCGGGCCGACGACGACCTTTATGTAAACGCCGAAATGATTCGCCAGGGCCATGCCTGGGTCTATCGTCGTTACACTGACGAGCGCAAGCTGCTGGCAAGCGAAAAACTGGCGCGTCGCGACGATGCAGGGTTGTGGGGCTTGCCAGGGCAACAAAGACAGCCGCCATGGGACTGGCGCGCAGAGCATCCATGAGCAGGATGATGACAGCGGTGCTACTGATGGCCGTACTGGCAGCCTGCAGTCGCGCGGGTGATCCGGATCCACCGCAGACCCGTTTTGAACTGGCCGCCGGGCCCGGTGAGGTCACGGAGCTGTGTTTTGAATCCGCAGCGGGCGACGTGGTTATTTATCGCTTTGAGGCCAGCAGGCCACTGGGTTTCAATCTTCACTACCATGTTGACGAGGAAATGTTCTTTCCTGTTCCCGAGCACGAAACTGCTGCCGAGAAAGGCCAGTACATCGTGCCCGCGGACCAGGATTACTGCCTGATGTGGACCAATAGCAGCACCGACTTAACGGCGACCCTGGTCGCCGAGCTTTACGGTGCCGGCGCGGTTACGGCGCACTGAACTGCGCCACAGTGCCGTTGTGAGCAGGAACAACAGCGCCGCATAGCCCAGCGAGCCACCACCACCGCTGGAAAAGGCGGTCGGCGGCAGGTTGCGGGCATCGAGCGCCAGGTCTTCCATTGGCAGCAGGCTGAAGGCCGCAGCTTCTCGTGGACCGTGTTCCACTACCAGCGCGCCGCTGTAGGCATCGTAGACCTCAACCAGCACATCGTAGTAATCCGCCGGAAAGCCGGCATACAGCTCGCTCTCGACCGCATAGTCGTCGAGACCCGAGTTGCCGTAGATAGTAAAGACATCGCTCTCGAAAATTTCGTCCCAGATGCCGTCGGAACCACGCAAAAACACGCGCAGGTAGAGACTGGCATCAAAGTGATCGGTGTCGATGTCGAGGGTGACGCGCAGGTAACTGTAAAAGCCGTCGCCATCGAAATCATCGAACAGATCAGTCCGCGCCGAATAAATATAGTAGGCACAGCAGTATGCGTTCTCGGTCGTCGTTGCCGACTGCTTGCCGGCCGGCGCAGTCTTGGTGCGCGGCACGACGTCAGTCAGCTGCAGCAGCTCTGTGGCAAAGCGATCAGCACCGGCATGCCCGGATGTAAAGCCAGCCGCAGCCCGGACCCGGGCATCAGTGGCAGCGGCAGTGGCATTGGCTACAGGCAGGGCGAGCCCGGTCAGGGTCAGCACGAAAAGCAGGCGGCAAAGGCCGGAGATGCTCCGGTTCATAACGACCTCGAAGGTATTTTCCAGTGAGTGTCGCTATTTCACCGCAGCAGCCATGAACCCAGGCTGAACTGAGCTGTTCAGGTTTTACGGCTGGTACAGTGCTGCCATGGCTCCGGCGGGGTCGCGAATCACGCAGTAGCGTGCGTCACCCATGGTCTTCGGACCGGCCACTACCGAGCCGCCACGGGCATTGCAGCTGCTGATGCTTGCATCCAGGTCGTCAACGACGATGTAAAGCATCCATACCGCAGGCATGTCGGCATTACCACCGCGCGCGTGACACACCCCGGAAACCGCATTGCCGCCGGGCGGTGACATCATGTAGTCCGAGTAATCCCCCATATCGACCTTGTCTGCCTTCCAGCCAGCCACATCGCTGTAGAAGTCCCGCACTTCATCTGCGTTCTCAACCGTGAGATCAATCCAGCCGATGGAGCCAGTAGATGGTTTGTCTGTCATGTCGTTTTCCCGTAAGAGCAAATTGAAAAGATAATGGAAGACGCTTTCAGGGCACCAGCACCGCGGCACCGTCGAGCAGGCCGCTGCGCAGCTGTGCCAGTGCCTCGTTGGCATGCTCCAGCGCAAAGCTGGTTACACGTGTCTGTACCGGAACCTTCGGGGCCAGCGCAAGAAACTCCTGTGCATCGCGCCGGGTAAGGTTTGCTACCGAGCAGATAGTCCGTTCGCCCCATAACAGCTGGTAGGGAAACGACGGAATATCGCTCATGTGTATCCCGCCACAAACCACGATGCCACCCTTGACCACGCCGCGCAGTGCGAGCGGAACCAGTTCGCCCGCCGGGGCAAAAATGATTGCCGCATCGAGTTCGTGCGTCGTGTCGGTGCTGTCACCTGCCCAGCTGACGCCAACAGCGCGCGCGAATTCCTGGGCCCGGGCATCTCCGGGCCGGGTGTAGGCATAGACATCGCGACCCTGGTAGCGTGCGACCTGCGCCACAATATGAGCTGCCGCGCCGAAGCCATAAAGGCCGAGCCGTTTGGCATCACCGACCATAACCAGCGAGCGGTAGCCAATCAGCCCGGCGCAAAGCAGCGGGGCGGCCTGTTCGTCGCTGTATTCGTCGGGGATGGCGAAACAGTAACGGTGATCGGCAAGCGCATATTCGGCATAACCGCCGTCAATCTGGTAGCCGGTAAAGCGCGCGGCATCGCAAAGGTTTTCCCTGCCATTGCTGCAATAGTTGCAGTTGCCGCAGCTCCAGCCCAGCCAGGGCACGCCAAGGCGCGTGCCGGGCTGCGTTGCGACGCCATCGCCGCAGGCAACGACGGTGCCCACGATTTCGTGCCCCGGCACGATTGGCGTTGAAACATCGGCAAGCTCCCCGTCGACCAGGTGCAGGTCGGTGCGGCATACAGCGCATGCCATGACCTTTAACAGAACCTGACCTGGACCCGGCTGCATGACGGGGCGTTGCTGCAGTTGCAGCGGTGTGCCGGTCTTTGCCAGGACCATTGCCTTCATAACCTCATCATACGCCCACGCCGGCAACCCGATTAACCCCGTTCACCCTGACTCGTCGTTTAAACAATCAGGACGGGGAGATTCAGTCCCGATTCAGTCTTTATTAAGGGCTGATTCAGGGCTGCCCCGGCAGACTGCAAGCCATGGTCAGCCAGAGGAGACCAAGATGAGAAAACTGATATACACCGCTGCACTGCTCACCCTGAGTACCGCAGCCGGCGCCTACGACAGCCATGCAATAGACGAAGTCGATATCGATGTCGTTTCTGATCGCGGGCGTCATTTTGAGACCTACCCGTTACGCAGCTCCAGCGACGACACCTTCCGTGCATACCTGGAGGCAGTGCCGCAGGAAAACTACAGCATTCGTGTGCGCAACCGCGGCGGTGAGCGCATTGGCCTGGTGATCGCGGTAGATGGCCGCAACATAATTTCGGGCAAGAAATCGCACCTGCGCAGCAACGAGCGGATGTACATTCTCGGTCCCTACGAATCCGCTACCTACAGCGGCTGGCGTACTTCAGGCAACAGGGTAAACCGGTTTTATTTTACCGATGTAGAAGACTCATACTCGGCGGCATTCGGCGACTACTCCGCAATGGGCGTGATTTCTGTCGCAGCCTTCCGCGAGAAGCAGCGTTATCGCCCGCATAGCTATAACAAGCGTGACGACGACCGCTACGAGTCAGACAGCAGCTACAAGTCCGGCAAGTCTGCGCCGCGTGCTTCAGAAAAGGGTGGCCGTGCTTTCGATGAGCCTGGTACCGGTTACGGGAACGACCAGTGGTCACCGTCAGTGCGGGTGGAGTTCGAGGCCGAAAAACGCGCCTTCTCCCGCTACTTCATGAAATACGAGTGGCGCGAGACGCTGTGTGAGAAGGGTGTTGCCGATTGCTACCGTCGCAACCGCCTCTGGAATGACCGCTGGGATGACCGCGGCTTTGCCCCGCCGCCGCCGCGCTACAAGAAAAAGTTCAAGCGCAGCCGCTGGTTCTCGCGCTGGCACTGGTAAGCAACAGCTCCTCCCTCCCCCAAACTTGTCCCCGGTTCGCCGGGGATTTTTTTGGGTCTGGCACCAGCTGCCCGCTAGACTGTAGCGTAAGTTACCGAGGGAAAGCGATGAGTAATTCTGTACTGGCCCTGCTGGGCTATGCCGCGTGGACCATGCTGCTGCTGTTGGGAATAGGCCTGATGCGCTCGGGCCTTGTGCTGGCCGGCAAAAGGGCCGCCAACCAGTTCAGCCCGGACGGCAGCGACCTGTCGCCGTTTTCCAACCGGCTGTGCCGTGCCCACGCCAATTGCTTTGAAAACCTGCCGATATTTACCGCGGTGATACTGGTAGCGCTGGTGATGGGGCGCAACGGTGTCACTGATCCGTTGGCGCTGCCGTTTCTGGCCGCGCGTATCGGCCAGTCAACCACGCATCTCGCGTCAACCAGTCATTACGCGGTGCTGCTCCGGTTCGCGCTTTTTCTGGCGCAATGGATGATTCTTGCTTACTGGATCGTCCGGCTGCTGACGGCCGGTTGACGGTCAGGCTTCGACAGGCTCGGATCGAATCGCGTCGTACTCAATAGCATTGTGATGCTGCTGGGCGGCGTCGAGCGCCCGGGTGGAAGCAGCAACAAGGTCAGCTGGCTGGTATAGCTTGTCGGGCTGCATGGTGGCAATACCGACACTGAGGGTGACCCGGTCGGCCACCTCTGATTCGCTATGCGGAATGCAAAGCTGGAACACGACCTGGCGCATGCGTTCGGCAAAGCGCATCGCGTCACGCACTTCGGTAGCCGGCAGGATAATGCCGAAGCTCTGGTCGTCATAGCGGGCAACGACATCCGGCGCGCGTTTGAATGTGCGGCTGACTGCTGTGGCTATTTTCTTGAAAGCCTCATCGCCGCGATCACGGCCATAGGTGCGGCGGTAATGGCCGAAGAAATCAAGCTCGGCAAGTATCAGTGATACTGGTCGTTGGGCACGGATGTTGCGCTTGATTTCGATGTTCAGTGTTTCGTCAAACTGGCGCCGGTTGGCAATGCCGGTCAGTTCGTCAACGCGCGCCAGTGAAATGAGGCGATCGTTGGCTGCGGCCAGCGAATCCCTTACCTGGTTGAGTTTGTGGTAGGACATCTCCAGGTCAGCAGTGCGATCACGAACCCGAACCTCCAGTTCCTCGTGCGCCTCCTTGAGGATCATCTCGGTCTTTTCATGACGCGACAATACGCGCTCCATCTCGACAAACTTTTTCTCCATCGTACGATGGCTGCGGCGGACTCCCAGCAGCACTGAAAGACTCAGGGCGAGCAGCAGGAACAGCAGAATGCTGACGGTTGCCCACGAGCGCGCATTGCCAACCGCGGTCAGGGCTCCAATGGCATCGGCGCGGGCAGCCGCAGCAAAGGAGAGAAAAAATATCGTCGTAACTACTCGTGCGCCCATTCGTACAGGTCTGTCGTGATAGCTGAGAATGGCCGCAAGACTAGCCGAATCGGGGCAGGCTGACAGAGACGTGGTTCAAGGTTTTCAGCCCTTGCGCCCGTCGGGCCTGTGGTGGATAGTGCCAGCGATGGCTACTGGGGATTACGGCACGCTCGTGCGGCGGTTGGGGCGGCTCAGCGGGGAGGCCTTGTCCGGCCGCCAGATCGGTATCGAGAAGGAGAGTCTCCGGGTCAGACCTGACGGGCGCCTGGCACTCACGCCGCACCCGGCCGGTCTGGGGTCCGCGCTCACCCACAGCTCCATAACCACCGATTATTCCGAAGCTCTGCTCGAACTGGTGACACCGCCAGCCAACGAGACCTGGTGCGTGTTGCAGAACCTGGTTGATCTGCACCAGTTCGTCTATGAGCAGATTGAGGATGAAATGCTGTGGTGCGCCAGCATGCCGTGTTCGGTCAGCAGTGACGACGATATCCCGATCGCGCAGTACGGCGGCTCCAATGTGGGAATGATGAAAACCGTCTACCGCCGCGGTCTCGGGCATCGCTACGGCCGCATGATGCAGGCGATTGCCGGAGTGCATTTCAATTTTTCGCTGGGGCGCCGGTTCTGGGATGAATTGGCGCAGGCCGAAGGCGAGAACGCCCGGGGCAGCGACTGGATATCTGCAGTCTATCTTGGCCTGATCCGCAATTTCCGTCGCTACGGATGGCTGACGCTGTACCTTTTCGGAGCTTCCCCTGCCGCCTGCAGCAGTTTCCTGCGTGGCCGCGAGGCTGATCTGGAGGAGTTTGACGGCACGCTCTTTGGCACCAACGCGACGACATTGCGTATGAGCGATGTCGGCTACAAGAACAAGGTTCAGTCGAGCCTG
The Gammaproteobacteria bacterium DNA segment above includes these coding regions:
- a CDS encoding PspC domain-containing protein, translated to MTRLTRNPTRRLYRNKETGIIIGVCSGLAEYFDFEVWMVRVLAVVSLLFFTTATAVIYILLGLLLRERPLSYQGRDDEARFWRKESTGEHDYR
- a CDS encoding MAPEG family protein; this translates as MSNSVLALLGYAAWTMLLLLGIGLMRSGLVLAGKRAANQFSPDGSDLSPFSNRLCRAHANCFENLPIFTAVILVALVMGRNGVTDPLALPFLAARIGQSTTHLASTSHYAVLLRFALFLAQWMILAYWIVRLLTAG
- a CDS encoding VOC family protein → MTDKPSTGSIGWIDLTVENADEVRDFYSDVAGWKADKVDMGDYSDYMMSPPGGNAVSGVCHARGGNADMPAVWMLYIVVDDLDASISSCNARGGSVVAGPKTMGDARYCVIRDPAGAMAALYQP
- the pspB gene encoding envelope stress response membrane protein PspB; the encoded protein is MYEIFGIIFLTVVLPLLIIGHYVTRWRSTKALTHADERMLEEVWENAQKMESRINAMETILDDEVPDWRKKV
- a CDS encoding diguanylate cyclase, translating into MGARVVTTIFFLSFAAAARADAIGALTAVGNARSWATVSILLFLLLALSLSVLLGVRRSHRTMEKKFVEMERVLSRHEKTEMILKEAHEELEVRVRDRTADLEMSYHKLNQVRDSLAAANDRLISLARVDELTGIANRRQFDETLNIEIKRNIRAQRPVSLILAELDFFGHYRRTYGRDRGDEAFKKIATAVSRTFKRAPDVVARYDDQSFGIILPATEVRDAMRFAERMRQVVFQLCIPHSESEVADRVTLSVGIATMQPDKLYQPADLVAASTRALDAAQQHHNAIEYDAIRSEPVEA
- the pspA gene encoding phage shock protein PspA; translated protein: MGSFSRFTDIVNSNINAILEKAEDPEKMVRLMIQEMEDTLVEVRSSAARAIADKKELNRKLEIYEREENEWQRKAELAVSKGRDDLAKAAIAEKHRISEAIAAVRGDYQAIDEGLSQLNDDLARLQEKLGDAKTRQKALIMRHATASKRLEVRKQLHDGKIDDALVRFEAYERRMDDLEGRIESYDLGTSKDLSYEFVGLETDESVEEELNDLKKRLSSTPANS
- the pspC gene encoding envelope stress response membrane protein PspC, whose protein sequence is MNSRYRNDPSPRRLYRDPDRGRFFGVCAGIADYTGINLCFVRFLTIVAGLVWFPLVEIVYIVMGFMVPIRPKGLYKDVEEEQFWKELRKSPAETFSDVRYRFRQLDQRMRRMERYVTSRRFNLDREFRDLEDESVRG
- a CDS encoding sigma 54-interacting transcriptional regulator encodes the protein MPSIIGSAPAFVALLEQVSQAAPISKPVLTIGERGTGKELIAPRLHYLSGRWEQPLVKLNCASLTEGILESELYGHEAGAFTGAASRHIGRFERADGGTLFLDELATVPRRMQEKILRVIEYGEFERVGGSETIQVDVRIVGATNENLPVLARTGAFRADLLDRLAFDVFVIPPLRARREDIITLAEHFALTITSELGRPYFAGFSDSAISILLDHEWPGNVRELKNVVERSVYRWEDPAEPVAEINLNPFDSPYLPKTRGLTLPTRRDVISQPVAAPGRKTHALPLEF
- a CDS encoding thermonuclease family protein; this encodes MRLFIACSAFLLLSACWDAGAGAPVFEARTGIVYDGDSFLVKRGRNEIEIRLYGIDAPEKAQPWSAEARKALDKLIGGRMLRIDPVETDRYDRIVARVYRADDDLYVNAEMIRQGHAWVYRRYTDERKLLASEKLARRDDAGLWGLPGQQRQPPWDWRAEHP
- a CDS encoding zinc-dependent alcohol dehydrogenase family protein, yielding MKAMVLAKTGTPLQLQQRPVMQPGPGQVLLKVMACAVCRTDLHLVDGELADVSTPIVPGHEIVGTVVACGDGVATQPGTRLGVPWLGWSCGNCNYCSNGRENLCDAARFTGYQIDGGYAEYALADHRYCFAIPDEYSDEQAAPLLCAGLIGYRSLVMVGDAKRLGLYGFGAAAHIVAQVARYQGRDVYAYTRPGDARAQEFARAVGVSWAGDSTDTTHELDAAIIFAPAGELVPLALRGVVKGGIVVCGGIHMSDIPSFPYQLLWGERTICSVANLTRRDAQEFLALAPKVPVQTRVTSFALEHANEALAQLRSGLLDGAAVLVP